In a genomic window of Bombina bombina isolate aBomBom1 chromosome 8, aBomBom1.pri, whole genome shotgun sequence:
- the LOC128638746 gene encoding IgGFc-binding protein-like — protein sequence MAGPQGTEFVTVFMQNYNPSYNNTYLQLFITGYQTDTTATVWVNKSNFKKNVILKQSSVSPTTIPPNFELLGVSKSYNVVVVQSDKEISITSMNFKALSADTSVIYPVSSLGTEYYIVTPLNGPSDSFKEFAVVSAGEPTNVDIYLKGEVTFQEETYLAGSKLTVLLEAYNAIQLLSKDDLSGSRVVSQKPVAVLSGHTCSWKNTQCNHVYEQLLPVSSWDTTFIVPPIVYQTKTDIVFVAASQKTTINYQSGSTKESKALSAGQVAVLDVEVKTPLFISASAGIQVIYYCTGWQDKLGTYDTTLINIPSINSYCSSYYLIGFQDFDNYGMLVARSEDVSKLTFNKKEMSGLSWSSIIGTEYSWSTQPLTKGFSFQMLENPSSFLLLSYGTTQENNYGSQAICKSLFLNYGYSFSTGYI from the coding sequence ATGGCAGGTCCACAGGGCACGGAGTTTGTTACAGTTTTTATGCAGAATTATAATCCATCCTATAACAATACATACCTTCAACTTTTTATCACTGGATATCAAACGGATACTACAGCAACTGTATGGGTGAATAAGTCCAACttcaaaaaaaatgttattttgaaacAAAGCTCTGTCTCCCCTACTACAATTCCACCAAATTTTGAGTTATTGGGGGTCTCTAAATCCTACAATGTTGTTGTTGTACAGTCAGATAAAGAAATCTCAATCACGTCCATGAATTTTAAGGCACTAAGTGCTGACACTAGTGTTATCTACCCAGTTTCAAGTTTGGGAACAGAGTACTATATAGTGACTCCTTTGAATGGTCCAAGTGAttctttcaaggaatttgcagtaGTAAGTGCTGGTGAACCAACAAATGTGGACATCTATCTCAAAGGAGAAGTCACCTTCCAAGAGGAAACTTACCTTGCTGGAAGCAAACTCACTGTTCTTCTTGAAGCATATAATGCTATTCAACTGTTGAGCAAAGATGACCTCTCTGGAAGCAGAGTGGTATCCCAGAAACCTGTGGCTGTGTTGAGTGGTCATACTTGTTCCTGGAAGAACACACAGTGCAACCATGTTTATGAACAGCTCTTGCCAGTTTCCAGCTGGGACACCACTTTTATTGTACCCCCTATTGTTTACCAGACTAAGACTGACATTGTGTTTGTAGCAGCTTCTCAGAAGACTACGATTAACTATCAATCTGGATCAACAAAAGAATCCAAGGCCTTATCTGCTGGACAAGTGGCAGTGTTAGATGTAGAAGTTAAAACTCCACTTTTTATTTCAGCCAGTGCTGGGATTCAGGTAATCTACTACTGTACTGGTTGGCAAGACAAACTTGGAACATATGACACAACCTTGATTAATATTCCTTCAATCAACAGTTACTGTTCATCTTATTACCTCATCGGGTTTCAAGATTTTGATAACTATGGTATGTTGGTTGCAAGAAGTGAAGACGTCAGTAAACTGACTTTCAACAAAAAAGAAATGTCAGGCTTGAGTTGGAGTAGCATTATTGGCACAGAATATTCATGGTCAACCCAACCCTTAACCAAAGGATTCAGTTTCCAAATGCTGGAGAACCCATCTTCTTTCCTGCTTCTGTCCTATGGAACTACTCAAGAAAACAATTATGGTTCGCAAGCTATCTGTAAGTCTTTGTTTCTAAATTATGGTTACTCTTTTAGTACAGGTTATATTTga